The segment GATAATGAATCATGTCGATAAACCATTTTCTTTAAGTGGTAAAAAAATTGTTATAACTAGATCTCAAGATCAACAATCTGAAGCTAGATATGCTTTTGAAGCAGTAGGTGCATTAGTGTATGATTTACCAGCTTTAGTGATAGGTCCGCCAGATAAATGGACTTTGCTAGATAATGCTTTGCTTGAATTAGATAGCTTTCATTGGATTATATTTTCTAGTAGCAATGGTGTACAAGCTGTTGAATCGAGATTAAATCTTAAAGACCGATCCTTAGTAGATTTACCTACTAATTTGAAAATTGCTGCGGTAGGCAGGAAAACAGCTAGATCGCTAAAAGATATTGACGTTAGTGTGGATTTTATACCTCCACAATTTGTAGCAGAGAGTCTTATCGAAAATTTCCCGGTTTCTGGTTTGGGTTTAAAGGTTTTATTGCCCAGAGTTCAAAGTGGTGGAAGAAAATTCCTTTCAGAATCATTTATTAAAGCTGGAGCAAAAGTAGTACAGGTTCCAGCATATGAATCACGTTGTCCAGATAATATTCCTCAAGAAACTATTCATGCTTTGAAGCAGAAAGAAGTTAATATAATAGCCTTTACAAGTGGTAAAACAGTTGCTAATACTGCAAGTTTACTTGAGAAATACTTTGGCAAGAACTGGCAAAAAATATTAGTTGATATTCAAATAATATCTATAGGGCCTCAAACATCTATTAGTTGTATTGATTATTTTAAGAGAGTTGATGCTGAAGCTGAACCTCATGATTTAGATGGATTAGTTAATGCGTGTATCCAATTGTTGTGAATGTAATTTAAAAGTATTACTGACCATATTCACTTTCTACTAGACTTTTGAAATTGTTCAAGTTAGTTTGTAGTTCATTTGTAACCATCTTACCCAAGATATTTTCTTCCATTAGTCTCGCTAGCATTTTGGGAAGTTCATAGGAAATAATAAGCTTTACTTTTGTCATTTGATTATCTTTTGACTCAAAATAAACAGAGCCTTTGGTTGGTAGACCGCCAATTGATTCCCATTGCAAATTTTCTTTTTCAATTCTTTGGTTTATTTTTGCTTTCCATTTAAATCGAAAACCATTTGCCGCTAATGTCCATTCAGTAATGTCAGGAAGAACCTTTGCTTCATCATCAATGGTTTTCACTGATTCAATCCATGTCATCCAGAGCGGCATTGCCTCTAAATCACTCCAAATATTCCAGACCCTTTGAACTGGAGCATTGATTTGAGTGGTTACAGTGTGTTCTAGCCAACTTCCCATATTAAAAAACAGCAGAATTTTTTTTCAGAGTGCTTGGTTTTTCTAGGATTTCAGCAGCAGCTAAATGTCCACTCATAGTTGCACCCTCCATAGAATCAATATAGTCCTGTTTTGTATAACTTCCTGCTAAGAAAAAATTACTAATAGAAGTTGATTGCTTAGGCCTATATGGTTCCATCCCTGGTGATTCTCTATACAGAGATTTAGCTAGTTTTACGACGTTACTCCAAACCAATTTCAGATCACTTGAAGATGGAAAAAGTTCTCTGACTTGCGCGTCAGTATGACTAATAATTGCTTCGTTAGATTTTGATATCCAAGGATCTCCTGGAGTTAGAACGCATTGAAGCAATGATCCCACACCTTCACGACGGTAATCTTCCGGACTAGTTAGCGCAAGATCTGCAAAGCAGCTAAAGTCCGCATCTGCTGTATATAAAAGATTGTCTAATCCTGTAGGGACTTGAAGATTTTTTTGACCAGAAAGGTTATTCAGTTCTGTAACCCATCCATCATATCTAAGTTGTACTGTTGCCACTGGGACAGCGTCAAGCTTATTAATTGCTAAAAATTCCGGGAACTTTTTCCATTCAGATGGAATTAATTTTTGTATTCCTGGTACATCACATGCTGCTAGATACTTATCTGCTTGTATACTTATTTCTCCTGAAGGTGTATTGAGAATAATTCTTGTTACTTCTGGGGATTTATTGTCATTAAATTGTATTTCCTTGACGCGATGCCGAAGATGTAATTTCCCACCTTTACTTTCTATATAATTGAGAATTGGCTTTGTAAGCCATTTATGAGGTGAACCTTTTAAAAGATTTAATTTTGAAGCTTCCGTTTTTGCGGCAAACATCAAAAATATAGTTAACATACATCTTGCTGATATTGTTTCACAATCAATGAAACCTAAAGCGTAAGCTATTGGATTCCACATCCGTTTAATACTATTAATACTCCCTCCATGGTTAACAAACCATTTTTGAAAGCTAATGGCATCAAGCTCTCTAATGGTTTGCATGGCACCCTCATAATCCACCAGCCCTTTTACGATTGGACTAGTTCCAAGTGCTAATGCGTTACGAAGTTTATCTATCCAATTCAGTTGTGGGGTAGTGAAAAATGCTTTGAGGCCATTAAAGGGTGCTCCTAATGCAAAGCGAAAATCTAACGATTTGACATTTCCACCTTTGTTTACAAATAAATGGGTGTGATCTTTGGGTAAAAGATTTTCAAGTGCACCTACCTTTTTCATTAATGCAAAAAGATTTGCATAGTTAAAGAAAAAAACGTGTAAACCCATTTCTATATGATTCCCTTGAGAATCTTCCCAGCTACCTACTTTCCCTCCCAAGAAGGGCCTTGCTTCATAAATATCGACCTCGTGGCCTGCATCCACAAGATCTACTGCTGCTGTCAGCCCAGCCAATCCAGCACCGACAATTGCTACTTTCACATGCCTTTAAAAGAAGGACTTAATAACTCTATTAATAAGAGGTTCAATTTAGAAAGAAGCAAAACATCAAGTTTCTCAATAAAGTGACATTAAGTCATTTTCTGAACTTATGACTAGATCAGATTCAGTGGATAAAACCCATACTGCTCAAGATGGGAAAGGTATTTTAATTACCCAAGTTGCCATGGGACAGCTGGCTAGGCTTTGCACTGATCAGGGTAAAGATAAATTGCTTCGGGTTGGAGTTCGCTCAGGTGGATGTAGCGGGATGAGTTACACCATGGATTTTGTATCTATGAATGACATACACGAAGATGATGAAGTTTATGAATATAAACCCTCTGAAGAAGTATCGTTTAAGGTTGTTTGTGATGCGAAAAGTCTTTTATATATTTATGGAATGCAATTGGATTTCAGTACTGATTTAATTGGTGGAGGATTTAATTTCACCAATCCAAATGCAACACAAACATGTGGATGTGGAAGTTCTTTTGCTGTTTGAAGTAACTTACCAATAGTCATTTAATCCTTATTATTTATCGCAATTAAATGGAGCACAATCAAGAAAGTCAATTTGATGCAGCAATGTCAAGATATCAATCAGGAGTAGACCCCAGCGAAGTCCTTAAAGACTTTGAAAACATTACTGCAGTATCTCCAGCTCAATCAGCTGGATGGACTTGTCTTGCATGGCTGCAGTTGCTTTGTAATCGCAATGAGGATGCTTTGAAGTCTGCTCGTACCGCAGTTAAATTAAATGCCCAAGATCCTCAGGCAAGAGTTAATTTAAGCCTTGCTTTATTAGAAACTAATTCAAAGGGAGTTCGGGATCATATCGATTTTGTCAAAAGAGCTTTGTTAATAGTTCCAGAAATTGAGAAGGAATTAAAACTTTCCATAGAGGATGGATTGGACCGCAAGCCTGAATGGAAATCCTTAATCAAAGTAAAGATTTGGTTGGGTTTTTAATTGAAAAAATTTTTAGTAATTAGTAATGGTCATGGAGAGGATTTGTCTGGTTCCCTTTTGGCATTAGAGCTTAAGAAAAGAGGTTTTTTAGTAGAAGCTTTTGCATTAGTTGGTAAAGGTAAGGCATATACCAATATGGGCATTAAGAATATTGGCTTAAGACGTGAATTTAGTACTGGGGGTATTGGATATACAAGCTTGATGGGTAGATTTACTGAATTAATTCAAGGTCAATTAATTTATTTGATTAATAGCATCCTGAAGTTATTATTTGTTTCTAAGAGATATGATCATTTTGTAGTTGTTGGTGATATTGTTCCAGTTCTTGCTGCATGGCTTACGCGCAGACCAACATTTGTTTATTTAGTAGCTTACTCTAGTCACTATGAAGGTAAACTGAGGTTGCCTTGGCCTTGTAGATATTTTTTAAGCAGTAATATTTTTAAAGCAATTTATTGTAGGGATCAGTTGACTGCAAACGATTTAACATTTCAATTGAGACGTAAAGCTATGTTTCTAGGCAACCCTTTTATGGATCCTGTTTTTAGCGATCAAGAACCTTTGGAAGAATGTAATTTTAGAATTGGTATATTGCCAGGAAGTAGGCGGCCTGAGTTGGAGAATAATCTAGTGGAAATACTAAATTTATTACTACTATTAAAAGAAGACATATTTACTAGTAAAGTTGTAAGCTTTGATGTGGCATTGGTATCTTCTTTAAATAAGAATGAACTCTTTTTATTAGTATCTAAATATGGATGGAAAATAATAGATAGTAATCTCGAAAAAGATACTATTTCTATAATTAATTCAAGTTTCAAGGTTAATATACTTTGGAAATCTTTTCTCAAAATTGTTCAAAGTAGTGACCTTATAATAGCCATGGCAGGTACAGCTACTGAGCAAGCGGTTGGACTTTCTAAACCAATTGTTCAGCTTCCAGGCAAAGGGCCTCAATTCACTACTGCTTTTGCAGAAGCCCAAAGACGCTTGCTTGGACCGACGGTATTTTGTGCAGAAAACTCTCTTCGAAAAAGAGGGGATATTTTAAAGAAATCCGCAGATTTAATTCTTTTATTATATGAAAGGATTTCCAAAGAGGACTATTTAAAAATAGAGTGTCAGAAACAAGCCTTATTAAGGCTTGGTGAAAAAGGTGGAACAACAAGAATAATCAATTCAATCTCTCAGACTGTTGCACCTTAAATGTCTTCAGAGATTGCAGCATTTATAGCTGATTGGATAGTAGGATATTTAAAACTAAATCCAAGATTCTTAAGCTTTACGGAAGTCACCTTTTGACCCTCAAGTACTACTTTAGCTCCATCACCTAGTAAAAACTTTAATAGAAAACCTGGAACTTGTATAAGGCTTGGACGATTAATAATCATGCCTAATGTTTCACAAAATTGAAACATTTGTATTGGTTTTGGAGCGATGCAATTAATACTTCCAGACCAGCTTTTATTATTCAAAGCAGCCCCAATAATTCTGCACAAATCATATCTATGGATCCAGCTCATCCATTGCAAACCGTTACCTAAAGGACCACCTAAACCTGCTTTAAAAATTGGCAACATTTTGCCCAAAGCACCTCCATCTTTACCCATTACAATTCCTATACGAAGAATGACTAATCTAGTTGATTTTGGCTTTGCTTTTGCGGCCTCTTCCCATCTTTGGCAAATATTTGCTAAAAAATCATTACCTGAAGAACTTCTCTCATTAAATTCATCATAAAGACTTGTACCATAAAATCCAATTGCAGATGCATTTATAAGAATACTTGGAGGTTTTGATAGCTTTTGAATAGCATTTATTAAATAACTTGTTGTATTTAGGCGACTGT is part of the Prochlorococcus marinus str. MIT 0919 genome and harbors:
- a CDS encoding lipid-A-disaccharide synthase-related protein is translated as MKKFLVISNGHGEDLSGSLLALELKKRGFLVEAFALVGKGKAYTNMGIKNIGLRREFSTGGIGYTSLMGRFTELIQGQLIYLINSILKLLFVSKRYDHFVVVGDIVPVLAAWLTRRPTFVYLVAYSSHYEGKLRLPWPCRYFLSSNIFKAIYCRDQLTANDLTFQLRRKAMFLGNPFMDPVFSDQEPLEECNFRIGILPGSRRPELENNLVEILNLLLLLKEDIFTSKVVSFDVALVSSLNKNELFLLVSKYGWKIIDSNLEKDTISIINSSFKVNILWKSFLKIVQSSDLIIAMAGTATEQAVGLSKPIVQLPGKGPQFTTAFAEAQRRLLGPTVFCAENSLRKRGDILKKSADLILLLYERISKEDYLKIECQKQALLRLGEKGGTTRIINSISQTVAP
- a CDS encoding uroporphyrinogen-III synthase, producing MNHVDKPFSLSGKKIVITRSQDQQSEARYAFEAVGALVYDLPALVIGPPDKWTLLDNALLELDSFHWIIFSSSNGVQAVESRLNLKDRSLVDLPTNLKIAAVGRKTARSLKDIDVSVDFIPPQFVAESLIENFPVSGLGLKVLLPRVQSGGRKFLSESFIKAGAKVVQVPAYESRCPDNIPQETIHALKQKEVNIIAFTSGKTVANTASLLEKYFGKNWQKILVDIQIISIGPQTSISCIDYFKRVDAEAEPHDLDGLVNACIQLL
- a CDS encoding tetratricopeptide repeat protein → MEHNQESQFDAAMSRYQSGVDPSEVLKDFENITAVSPAQSAGWTCLAWLQLLCNRNEDALKSARTAVKLNAQDPQARVNLSLALLETNSKGVRDHIDFVKRALLIVPEIEKELKLSIEDGLDRKPEWKSLIKVKIWLGF
- a CDS encoding SRPBCC family protein, with translation MGSWLEHTVTTQINAPVQRVWNIWSDLEAMPLWMTWIESVKTIDDEAKVLPDITEWTLAANGFRFKWKAKINQRIEKENLQWESIGGLPTKGSVYFESKDNQMTKVKLIISYELPKMLARLMEENILGKMVTNELQTNLNNFKSLVESEYGQ
- a CDS encoding TIGR01777 family oxidoreductase; translation: MKLLLLGCSGFVGRQLIPYLIQEGHSLTIVSRKRNTKVLLGKHHEQLSYINLDPSKSLSWKEKILLNAIEESEGVINLAGEPIAEKRWTKKQCQLIEDSRLNTTSYLINAIQKLSKPPSILINASAIGFYGTSLYDEFNERSSSGNDFLANICQRWEEAAKAKPKSTRLVILRIGIVMGKDGGALGKMLPIFKAGLGGPLGNGLQWMSWIHRYDLCRIIGAALNNKSWSGSINCIAPKPIQMFQFCETLGMIINRPSLIQVPGFLLKFLLGDGAKVVLEGQKVTSVKLKNLGFSFKYPTIQSAINAAISEDI
- the zds gene encoding 9,9'-di-cis-zeta-carotene desaturase; amino-acid sequence: MKVAIVGAGLAGLTAAVDLVDAGHEVDIYEARPFLGGKVGSWEDSQGNHIEMGLHVFFFNYANLFALMKKVGALENLLPKDHTHLFVNKGGNVKSLDFRFALGAPFNGLKAFFTTPQLNWIDKLRNALALGTSPIVKGLVDYEGAMQTIRELDAISFQKWFVNHGGSINSIKRMWNPIAYALGFIDCETISARCMLTIFLMFAAKTEASKLNLLKGSPHKWLTKPILNYIESKGGKLHLRHRVKEIQFNDNKSPEVTRIILNTPSGEISIQADKYLAACDVPGIQKLIPSEWKKFPEFLAINKLDAVPVATVQLRYDGWVTELNNLSGQKNLQVPTGLDNLLYTADADFSCFADLALTSPEDYRREGVGSLLQCVLTPGDPWISKSNEAIISHTDAQVRELFPSSSDLKLVWSNVVKLAKSLYRESPGMEPYRPKQSTSISNFFLAGSYTKQDYIDSMEGATMSGHLAAAEILEKPSTLKKNSAVF
- a CDS encoding HesB/IscA family protein produces the protein MTRSDSVDKTHTAQDGKGILITQVAMGQLARLCTDQGKDKLLRVGVRSGGCSGMSYTMDFVSMNDIHEDDEVYEYKPSEEVSFKVVCDAKSLLYIYGMQLDFSTDLIGGGFNFTNPNATQTCGCGSSFAV